In Halobaculum rubrum, the following are encoded in one genomic region:
- the queC gene encoding 7-cyano-7-deazaguanine synthase QueC: MPTNDPTDTAASNEDLSDRPDAVVLVSGGMDSATTAYEARERGYDLHFLHTSYGQTTETKERECAEALCEALAVPADQFLHIETDHLARIGASSLTDVSMEVEDADLDADEVPSSYVPFRNANLLSMAVSYAEANDCEAVFVGAHSEDYSGYPDCRPEFFEAFERVVDVGTKPETDIGIVVPFVEDSKTDIAARGAELGVPYELTWSCYREEAPACGTCDACAFRLQAFQRLGVEDPIEYETRPDYIDEADTPGES; this comes from the coding sequence ATGCCGACCAACGACCCCACCGACACCGCAGCATCGAACGAGGATCTGTCCGATCGTCCCGACGCGGTCGTCCTCGTTTCGGGCGGGATGGACTCCGCGACGACCGCCTACGAGGCCCGCGAGCGCGGCTACGACCTCCACTTCCTGCACACCTCATACGGCCAAACCACCGAGACGAAGGAGCGGGAGTGCGCCGAAGCGCTGTGCGAGGCGTTGGCCGTACCGGCCGATCAGTTCCTCCACATCGAGACGGACCATCTCGCGCGCATCGGCGCGTCCTCGCTCACCGATGTGTCGATGGAGGTCGAGGACGCCGACCTCGACGCCGACGAGGTCCCTTCCTCGTACGTGCCGTTCCGCAACGCGAACCTCCTCTCGATGGCCGTCTCGTACGCCGAGGCGAACGACTGCGAGGCCGTGTTCGTCGGCGCCCACTCGGAGGACTACTCGGGCTACCCCGACTGCCGCCCCGAGTTCTTCGAGGCGTTCGAGCGGGTGGTGGACGTGGGTACGAAGCCGGAGACCGACATCGGGATTGTCGTCCCGTTCGTCGAGGACTCGAAGACGGATATCGCCGCTCGCGGCGCCGAACTCGGCGTTCCCTACGAGCTGACGTGGAGCTGCTACCGCGAGGAGGCGCCCGCATGCGGCACCTGCGACGCCTGTGCGTTCCGCCTGCAGGCGTTTCAGCGACTCGGGGTCGAGGACCCGATCGAGTACGAGACCCGTCCGGACTACATCGACGAGGCGGACACACCCGGGGAGTCGTAG
- a CDS encoding DMT family transporter, with amino-acid sequence MSTLAAIDALEERVPPIVGLAVAVVAVSTSAILVEWSGAPSLVKALYRVVFTIALLLPITLARPRDRAAFGKIGTRDLLLAVLSGVALAVHFASWFESLRWTSVAASVTLVQAQPLFVVAGAWALLDERVGPRTIAGIAVALVGMAVMSVGDALLGAAPAVTGPDPLYGNALAVLGAATAAAYVLLGRSLRQRLPLLPYVVVVYATCALALLAATLARGHPLFGYGTDEWILFLAMAAGPGVFGHTVINWALAHVESSVVSVSLLGEPVGSTILAMVLLAEFPSLVTLVGGSVVLAGVITTARARGA; translated from the coding sequence GTGTCGACGCTCGCCGCTATCGACGCGCTGGAGGAGCGCGTTCCCCCGATCGTTGGCCTCGCCGTCGCCGTCGTCGCCGTCTCGACGAGTGCCATCCTCGTCGAGTGGAGCGGTGCCCCGAGCCTCGTGAAGGCGCTGTACCGGGTCGTGTTCACGATCGCGCTGTTGCTCCCGATCACGCTCGCCCGCCCGCGCGACCGGGCCGCATTCGGGAAGATCGGGACCCGAGATCTCCTGCTGGCGGTGCTTTCGGGGGTCGCGCTCGCGGTCCACTTCGCGTCGTGGTTCGAGAGCCTCCGGTGGACGAGCGTCGCCGCGAGCGTGACGCTCGTGCAGGCCCAACCGCTGTTCGTCGTCGCCGGCGCGTGGGCGCTCCTCGACGAGCGGGTCGGCCCGAGGACGATCGCCGGTATCGCCGTCGCGCTCGTCGGGATGGCCGTGATGAGCGTCGGCGACGCGCTGTTGGGGGCCGCACCGGCGGTCACCGGTCCGGACCCGCTCTACGGGAACGCGCTGGCGGTGCTGGGCGCGGCGACGGCCGCCGCGTACGTGCTTCTCGGTCGGTCCCTCCGACAGCGGCTGCCGCTGCTCCCGTACGTCGTCGTCGTGTACGCGACGTGCGCGCTCGCGTTGCTGGCGGCGACGCTCGCTCGCGGCCACCCGCTGTTCGGCTACGGCACCGACGAGTGGATACTCTTCCTCGCGATGGCCGCCGGACCCGGCGTGTTCGGCCACACGGTGATCAACTGGGCGCTCGCACACGTCGAGTCCAGCGTCGTCTCGGTCTCGTTGCTCGGCGAGCCCGTCGGTAGCACGATCCTCGCGATGGTGCTGCTCGCGGAGTTCCCTTCGCTCGTGACGCTCGTCGGCGGGAGCGTCGTGCTCGCCGGCGTGATCACGACGGCTCGCGCTCGGGGCGCATAA
- a CDS encoding 2Fe-2S iron-sulfur cluster binding domain-containing protein, whose amino-acid sequence MRLDGEAADSPSRVPVRVRHDDGEVTLHVERGARLRDALLAADSDTDADLDLSPYANATERLNCGGRGLCATCGVRVIDGPEASHWHDSLAERFGYPRLSCQIVVSEPMTVELLTEKRVWGGRE is encoded by the coding sequence GTGAGGCTTGACGGCGAGGCTGCCGATTCCCCGAGCCGCGTTCCGGTTCGGGTCCGCCACGACGACGGCGAGGTGACGCTTCACGTCGAGCGCGGCGCGAGGCTCCGGGACGCGCTGCTCGCCGCCGACAGCGACACCGACGCGGATCTGGATCTCTCGCCGTACGCGAACGCGACGGAGCGCCTCAACTGCGGCGGGCGCGGGCTCTGTGCCACCTGCGGCGTCCGCGTCATCGACGGCCCCGAGGCGTCCCACTGGCACGACTCCCTCGCCGAACGGTTCGGCTACCCGCGGCTCTCGTGTCAGATCGTCGTCTCGGAGCCGATGACGGTCGAACTCCTCACGGAGAAACGGGTGTGGGGCGGCCGCGAGTAG
- a CDS encoding SRPBCC family protein, producing the protein MSTYRRRVRVAAPFDEVWTFHAEIAGLEALTPEFMNLRVEGVVGPDGESDPETLAAGTEIEMSARPFGVGPRQSWISRIDEREEDLDAGRARFVDTMEGGPFPMWRHTHRFYERGDSTVVDDEVQYELPGGALGRTASPLGWIGFEPMFRYRHRETRELLE; encoded by the coding sequence ATGTCAACCTATCGACGACGCGTCCGCGTGGCGGCACCGTTCGACGAGGTGTGGACGTTCCACGCCGAGATCGCCGGTCTCGAGGCACTGACTCCCGAGTTCATGAATCTCCGCGTCGAGGGCGTCGTCGGTCCCGACGGCGAATCGGATCCCGAAACGCTCGCCGCGGGCACCGAGATCGAGATGAGCGCGCGGCCGTTCGGCGTCGGCCCCCGCCAGTCGTGGATCTCCCGCATCGACGAACGGGAGGAGGACCTCGACGCCGGCCGCGCACGGTTCGTCGACACCATGGAGGGCGGCCCGTTCCCGATGTGGCGTCACACCCACCGGTTCTACGAGCGCGGCGACTCGACGGTCGTCGACGACGAGGTCCAGTACGAACTTCCGGGCGGCGCCCTCGGACGGACGGCGTCGCCGCTCGGCTGGATCGGCTTCGAGCCGATGTTTCGGTATCGACACCGAGAGACGCGCGAGCTGTTGGAGTAG
- a CDS encoding class II fumarate hydratase: MSEDTNEDEEFRVESDSLGEMHVPADAYWGAQTQRAVENFPISGVTFGRRFVRALGVVKKSAAQANRDLGHLEEDIAAAIVEAADEVIAGEHDDQFPVDVFQTGSGTSSNMNANEVIANRAAEISGAEIGDRVIHPNDHVNFGQSSNDVIPTAMHVAALEAVEKDLLPALEELHAAVEEKEVEFDGVVKTGRTHLQDATPVRLGQEFGGYRAQVQKGIKRVGDTRYHLRELALGGTAVGTGLNTDPEFPELAAEYISEETNTQFREADNHFEAQAAHDAMSEAHGALRTVAGSLNKIANDLRLLASGPRNGLGEIEQPENQPGSSIMPGKINPVVAEAVNQVHKQVVGNDAAVSAGAAEGQIDLNLYKPVLAHNFLQSAELLANASEVFGERFVAKLEANEEYAEARVEQSMALATALNPAIGYDKASEVAKTALKEDKTVREVVLAKGYLTEEEADEVLDPEAMTHRGILGEE; encoded by the coding sequence ATGAGCGAGGACACCAACGAGGACGAGGAGTTCCGTGTCGAGTCCGACAGCCTCGGCGAGATGCATGTTCCCGCGGACGCCTACTGGGGCGCACAGACCCAACGGGCGGTCGAGAACTTCCCCATCAGCGGCGTGACGTTCGGACGGCGGTTCGTCCGCGCGCTGGGCGTCGTGAAGAAGTCGGCCGCGCAGGCCAACCGCGACCTAGGCCATCTGGAAGAGGACATCGCCGCGGCGATCGTCGAGGCGGCAGACGAGGTCATCGCCGGCGAGCACGACGACCAGTTCCCGGTCGACGTGTTCCAGACGGGGTCGGGCACGTCCTCGAACATGAACGCCAACGAGGTCATCGCCAACCGCGCGGCCGAGATCTCGGGCGCAGAGATCGGCGACCGCGTCATCCACCCGAACGACCACGTCAACTTCGGGCAGTCGAGCAACGACGTGATCCCGACGGCGATGCACGTCGCCGCGCTGGAGGCCGTCGAGAAAGACCTCCTCCCCGCGCTTGAGGAGCTTCACGCCGCCGTAGAGGAGAAGGAGGTCGAGTTCGACGGCGTCGTCAAGACCGGCCGGACGCACTTGCAGGACGCGACGCCCGTCCGCCTGGGCCAGGAGTTCGGCGGCTACCGCGCCCAGGTGCAGAAGGGGATCAAGCGCGTCGGCGACACCCGGTATCACCTCCGCGAGCTGGCGCTCGGGGGTACCGCCGTCGGAACCGGGCTCAACACGGACCCGGAGTTCCCCGAACTCGCCGCCGAGTACATCTCCGAGGAGACGAACACGCAGTTCCGCGAGGCCGACAACCACTTCGAGGCGCAGGCCGCCCACGACGCCATGTCGGAGGCACACGGCGCCCTCCGCACCGTCGCCGGGAGCCTCAACAAGATCGCGAACGACCTCCGGCTGCTGGCGTCGGGCCCGCGCAACGGCCTCGGCGAGATCGAACAGCCCGAGAACCAGCCCGGCTCGTCGATCATGCCGGGGAAGATCAACCCCGTCGTCGCCGAGGCGGTGAACCAGGTCCACAAGCAGGTGGTCGGCAACGACGCCGCCGTCTCCGCGGGCGCCGCCGAGGGCCAGATCGACCTCAACCTCTACAAGCCGGTGCTGGCGCACAACTTCCTCCAGTCGGCCGAGCTGCTCGCGAACGCCAGCGAGGTGTTCGGCGAGCGCTTCGTCGCGAAGCTGGAGGCCAACGAGGAGTACGCCGAAGCGCGCGTCGAGCAGTCGATGGCGCTGGCGACGGCGCTCAACCCCGCGATCGGCTACGACAAGGCCAGCGAAGTCGCCAAGACCGCGCTGAAGGAGGACAAGACGGTCCGCGAGGTCGTCTTGGCGAAGGGGTACCTCACAGAAGAAGAGGCCGACGAAGTGCTCGATCCGGAAGCGATGACCCACCGCGGCATCCTCGGCGAGGAGTAA